GTCGACGTGAACTACGACGGCCTCATCAATGACATTCACGTTGGCGATACCGTCCTTGTCGACAACGGCGTCATGCACATGAAGGTGCTCGCCAAGCACGACAACAAGATCCGCTGCGAGGTTCTTACGCCCGGTCTTCTCGGCTCCCGCCGTCACATCAATCTTCCCGGCGTGAAGGTCAATCTCCCGCCGCTCACGGCGAAGGACCACGCCGACATCGCGGTCGGCGTCGACGTGAAATGCGATTTCTTCGCGCTGAGCTTCTGCCGCGAGGCGTCCGACATCCTCGAGCTCAAGCGCGAGCTCCGGAAACTCGGTAGCGAGGCGAAGGTCGTCGCCAAGATCGAGGACCAGCATGCCGTGAAAGTCATCGACGGCATTATCGAGGCCTCCGACATCATAATGGTCGCTCGCGGCGACCTCGGCGTGGAATGTCCAATGGAAGAGCTTCCCCTCATCCAGCGCAAGATCGTCAAGGAATGTCTCCGCCTCGGCCGCCCCGTCATCGTGGCAACGCACATGCTCGAGTCGATGATCGAGAATCCGCTGCCAACCCGTGCGGAGATCACCGACGTCTCCAATGCCGTCTTCGAACAGGCTGATGCCATCATGCTCAGCGGCGAGACCACGGTTGGCAAATACCCGATCGACTGCGTGAAAGTCTTCGACCGCGTCGCCAGGCGCATCGAACTCAGCGGCGGCGCCGGTTTCGCGAATGACGCGATCATCACCGATCCGCGTCAGAAGGTCGTGAAATCCGCCATCGTCCTCGCGAACTCCTTTGAGAACAGCAAGATCGTCGTCTTCACTCGTCGCGGCATCATGGCCGACTACGTCAGCCACCTGCGCCCCGACCATTCGCCGATCTTCGCGTTCGCCCCCGACGAGGATGTCGTCCGCCGCCTCGCGTTGAACTGGGCGACGCACGCGATCCGCATGCCATTCAACGTGCGTCCCGAGCATACGGTCGCCGACGCGGAGAATCTTTTGAAGAAGCTGGGCTACGCCGTTCCCGGCGATCGTCTCATCGTCATCAGCGACATTCTGCACGGCGAGGAGCGCTTCGACGCGATTCACCTTCGCACAGTCGAGTAGGGCTCGATCTTTGCGCGGCTCGACGCGTAAAAATTCCCGACAGTTTCAAGACCGAAGGCTCGGCGAAACACGATCCTTTGGCATGAAGACACCTCTTCTCGGCGTTGCGCTCTGCGCCTCTACCGTCCTCTCCGGCTGCGTGCTACCCCCGCCTCCGCCGCTGGTGAGCGTCCAGCCGGCGCGCGTCTACGAGCGACCGGTCTATGCTCCCGGCTACACCGTCACACGACTTTCGCCCGGTTATCGAACCGTGCGCTACGGGCGCAGCACCTACTATGTCGATCGCGACGTTTATTACCGCCGCCACCGCGGGGGCTATGTCGTCGTGGAGCGACCATACTAAGACCCGCTCTTCGCGCGAATTTCACGCGGGGTTCATCCTAACTTCACGCGGCCCATTCACGATGGGCCGCGATGAAAGCTTCCGGAAATTCGCGCGCATCAGAGGTTTTGTCGTCAGTTTGCCTTCCTGATACATCGTCGTCTAGGATGGCGAACGTGTCATTCCCGGCCCGCCCGCGCATCCTGCTTGTCGAGGACGAGCCATCGATCCGCGACGCCATCCAATACGCGCTCGAGACGGACGGCGGCGAGGTGACCTGCGCGGGCACTGGACGGGATGCCTTGGCGCGTCTCCTTGCCGGCGCGTTCGATCTCGTGGTTCTCGATGTGGGGCTGCCGGACCTCAACGGTTTCGATGTCTGCCGCCGGCTGCGCGAGACCCATTCGGTGCCGGTGCTGTTTCTCACCGCGCGCTCCGACGAGATCGACCGGGTCGTCGGGCTGGAGATCGGCGGCGACGATTATGTGACGAAGCC
Above is a genomic segment from Chthoniobacterales bacterium containing:
- the pyk gene encoding pyruvate kinase, which codes for MLRRTKIIATLGPASESPENLRALILAGVNVFRLNMSHATHEWVRAIVPTIRKVAAELGTPTGVLMDTQGPAIRTGDLPTKLDLKTGDIMEFTVHGARSEEYYSVDVNYDGLINDIHVGDTVLVDNGVMHMKVLAKHDNKIRCEVLTPGLLGSRRHINLPGVKVNLPPLTAKDHADIAVGVDVKCDFFALSFCREASDILELKRELRKLGSEAKVVAKIEDQHAVKVIDGIIEASDIIMVARGDLGVECPMEELPLIQRKIVKECLRLGRPVIVATHMLESMIENPLPTRAEITDVSNAVFEQADAIMLSGETTVGKYPIDCVKVFDRVARRIELSGGAGFANDAIITDPRQKVVKSAIVLANSFENSKIVVFTRRGIMADYVSHLRPDHSPIFAFAPDEDVVRRLALNWATHAIRMPFNVRPEHTVADAENLLKKLGYAVPGDRLIVISDILHGEERFDAIHLRTVE
- a CDS encoding DUF6515 family protein encodes the protein MKTPLLGVALCASTVLSGCVLPPPPPLVSVQPARVYERPVYAPGYTVTRLSPGYRTVRYGRSTYYVDRDVYYRRHRGGYVVVERPY